One Parafrankia irregularis DNA window includes the following coding sequences:
- a CDS encoding glycosyltransferase family 4 protein, giving the protein MTTAAPRPTQALAGRHLVFLNWRDSVHPQAGGAELFCHSIAERFAAAGVRVTLLTSRPPGAAAHSMVDGVAVRRGGGTFGVYPSVLARLARMAHSDDGVDAVVDCQNGIPFFSPLVLPARIPVVQVLHHVHQKQFPLYFPGPVARVGQLLEAPGSRWVYRRRPVAVVSPSTRDEARGVLALPGARFLVPNGVTVPGGVTGADGADGADGADGVTRADGVTGADSLTGPEHADDLARRAAGPTIVCVGRLVPHKRLHLLIEALPALLRTHPDLSVHIVGDGPDRARLADLAARLMITQGDGASDATLRWHGFAPAEVRDAVLASAWLTVNPSHGEGWGLSVLEANGLGVPAVAFRVPGLRDSVRDGVTGWLVDEPARLGETISAALTRLADPAQARTVRAAARAWADGFSWDTSADLLAGIIASELDRLGNARSAAPAGPGEPPTRTRGRRLTGGPRPAHRAPGIGHRPARDRRRPDDQLTLVEFDLAASADLPVLRRTDLLFELTPRSEPGSDTATGTATETATDDGRTRRFAALFYGADNTGARTALARRGLRPASRPRPATGEDLLVAAAHPYTRD; this is encoded by the coding sequence GTGACGACAGCTGCACCGCGGCCCACCCAGGCACTGGCAGGCCGGCACCTGGTCTTCCTCAACTGGCGGGACAGCGTGCACCCGCAGGCCGGCGGGGCCGAGCTGTTCTGCCACTCGATCGCCGAGCGGTTCGCCGCGGCCGGTGTCCGCGTCACCCTGCTCACGTCCCGCCCGCCGGGTGCCGCGGCGCACAGCATGGTCGACGGCGTCGCCGTGCGCCGAGGCGGTGGCACCTTCGGGGTGTACCCGTCGGTCCTGGCGCGGCTGGCGCGGATGGCCCACTCCGACGATGGCGTCGACGCCGTCGTCGACTGCCAGAACGGGATCCCCTTCTTCAGCCCCCTGGTGCTCCCCGCCCGCATCCCGGTGGTGCAGGTCCTGCACCACGTCCACCAGAAGCAGTTCCCGCTGTACTTTCCGGGCCCGGTCGCCCGGGTCGGACAGCTCCTGGAGGCCCCGGGCAGCCGGTGGGTCTACCGGCGCCGGCCGGTGGCCGTGGTCTCTCCGTCCACCCGGGACGAGGCCCGCGGCGTGCTGGCCCTGCCCGGCGCCCGGTTCCTCGTCCCCAACGGCGTCACCGTGCCGGGCGGCGTCACCGGCGCTGACGGCGCTGACGGCGCTGACGGCGCTGACGGCGTGACCCGTGCTGACGGCGTCACCGGCGCTGACAGTCTGACCGGACCCGAGCACGCGGATGATCTCGCCCGGCGGGCGGCCGGGCCGACCATCGTGTGCGTCGGGCGGCTCGTCCCGCACAAGCGCCTGCACCTGCTGATCGAGGCTCTCCCCGCGCTGCTGCGCACCCACCCGGACCTGTCCGTGCACATCGTCGGCGACGGGCCGGACCGCGCCCGCCTCGCCGACCTCGCGGCCCGACTGATGATCACTCAGGGCGACGGCGCCTCGGACGCGACCCTGCGCTGGCACGGATTCGCCCCCGCCGAGGTGCGCGACGCCGTGCTCGCCTCCGCCTGGCTGACGGTGAACCCGTCCCACGGCGAGGGCTGGGGCCTGTCGGTGCTGGAGGCGAACGGACTGGGCGTGCCCGCCGTCGCCTTCCGGGTCCCGGGGCTGCGCGACTCCGTCCGCGACGGGGTCACCGGCTGGCTGGTGGACGAACCGGCGCGGCTCGGCGAAACCATCTCGGCCGCGCTGACCCGTCTCGCCGACCCCGCGCAGGCGAGGACCGTGCGCGCCGCGGCCCGCGCCTGGGCGGACGGCTTCAGCTGGGACACCAGCGCCGACCTGCTGGCCGGGATCATCGCCTCCGAGCTCGACCGCCTCGGCAACGCCAGGTCGGCGGCGCCCGCCGGGCCGGGCGAGCCGCCCACCAGGACCCGCGGCCGGCGGCTCACCGGCGGGCCGCGCCCAGCCCACCGGGCGCCGGGCATCGGGCACCGGCCCGCCCGCGACCGGCGGCGCCCCGACGACCAGCTGACCCTGGTCGAGTTCGACCTGGCAGCCAGCGCCGACCTGCCCGTGCTGCGACGGACCGACCTGCTGTTCGAGCTGACCCCGCGGAGCGAGCCCGGCAGCGACACCGCAACCGGCACAGCGACCGAAACGGCAACCGACGACGGGCGGACGCGACGTTTCGCCGCGCTCTTCTACGGTGCCGACAACACCGGCGCCCGGACGGCGCTGGCCCGCCGCGGGCTGCGCCCGGCCAGCCGCCCGCGCCCGGCCACCGGCGAGGATCTCCTGGTCGCGGCCGCGCACCCCTACACACGCGACTGA
- a CDS encoding DUF2267 domain-containing protein → MKRDELVSTVRETGRMDSVEHAETAIRATLGVLGERLSGGETKDLASQLPPAFAAALPPSGRGERFGLDEFYRRVAEREGGGCDKAHARQHARAVVAALKTSISPNEFEDVAGQLPHGYDELLGREPVIHY, encoded by the coding sequence ATGAAGCGCGATGAACTCGTCTCGACGGTCCGTGAGACCGGCCGGATGGACAGCGTCGAGCACGCCGAGACCGCCATCCGGGCCACGCTGGGGGTGCTCGGCGAGCGGCTGTCCGGCGGCGAGACCAAGGATCTCGCCTCCCAGCTACCGCCCGCGTTCGCCGCGGCGTTGCCGCCATCCGGCCGTGGCGAGCGCTTCGGGCTCGACGAGTTCTACCGCCGCGTCGCCGAGCGGGAAGGCGGCGGTTGCGACAAGGCGCATGCCCGCCAGCATGCCCGTGCCGTGGTCGCGGCGCTGAAGACGTCGATCAGCCCCAACGAGTTCGAGGACGTCGCCGGGCAGCTTCCCCACGGCTACGACGAGCTGCTGGGCCGCGAGCCGGTCATCCACTACTGA
- a CDS encoding TetR/AcrR family transcriptional regulator has translation MVPVGPGSGRPGLDQTGAGRSGPGRSGPGRPRSERARLAILDAAADLLIEGGLAAATMEAIAARAGVSKVTIYKWWPSRGAVAVDAYFHRYRPEMGMFDSGDLARDLTAQITLMVDAFRGRAGAIMAELIGAAQTDAVLADQLRALWIKPRRDAGTILIQGAVDRGELRPDLDIQIALDQLFGPLYFRLLVRHLPLGDPMPAALVRAFLDGAR, from the coding sequence GTGGTACCCGTCGGTCCCGGGTCGGGCCGTCCCGGGTTGGACCAGACCGGGGCGGGGCGGTCTGGGCCTGGTCGGTCTGGGCCCGGCCGGCCGCGCAGTGAACGGGCCCGGCTGGCGATTCTCGACGCCGCCGCGGATCTGCTGATCGAGGGCGGCCTCGCTGCGGCGACGATGGAGGCGATCGCGGCCCGCGCCGGGGTCAGCAAGGTAACGATCTACAAGTGGTGGCCCAGCCGGGGTGCCGTGGCGGTGGACGCCTACTTCCACCGCTACCGGCCAGAGATGGGCATGTTCGACTCCGGTGATCTCGCCCGCGACCTGACCGCGCAGATCACCCTGATGGTGGACGCCTTCCGTGGCCGCGCCGGTGCGATCATGGCCGAGCTGATCGGTGCGGCCCAGACCGACGCGGTGCTCGCGGACCAGCTGCGCGCGCTGTGGATCAAGCCCCGCCGGGATGCCGGCACCATCCTGATCCAGGGCGCGGTCGACCGCGGCGAGCTACGGCCCGACCTCGACATCCAGATCGCCCTGGACCAGCTGTTCGGCCCGCTCTACTTCCGGCTCCTGGTCCGGCACCTGCCCCTGGGTGACCCGATGCCCGCGGCGCTCGTCCGCGCCTTTCTGGACGGCGCCCGGTAG
- a CDS encoding MFS transporter, whose protein sequence is MVESTASFHEVRADPQRLRVVALFLAMACGLTVANIYYSQPILAELAGAFDASQGTTALIVTITQIGYALGLLLIVPLGDLLANRRLAVCLVSGTAVALVAAAAAPSLPVFMAAALVIGSTSTVAQVLVPFAAHLAPAGREGRVVGQVMSGLLLGILLARTTSSLIAAALSWRWVYGISAALMVAVAVTALRVLPERRPAPGPRYPALIASLVELVRHEPVLRRRAFYQTLMFGAFSAFWTSIAYDLHERHGLGQVAIGVFALVGAGGAAAAPIAGRLGDLGRTRLGTGAGLLLAAGAMLLALVAESSVIALAAAGLLLDFGVQATQVLGQREIYTTRPESRARMNAVYLATMFAGGAIGSALSGAIYDTHGWSGVAIFAGILPLIGFAHWLRTPTGRVATIAA, encoded by the coding sequence ATGGTCGAGTCGACCGCGTCCTTCCACGAGGTCCGCGCGGACCCCCAGCGCCTACGCGTCGTGGCACTGTTCCTGGCCATGGCCTGCGGGCTGACCGTCGCGAACATCTACTACTCGCAGCCGATCCTCGCCGAACTGGCTGGCGCGTTCGATGCCAGCCAGGGCACCACCGCACTCATCGTGACGATCACCCAGATCGGCTACGCGCTGGGTCTGCTGCTGATCGTCCCGCTCGGCGACCTGCTGGCGAACCGGCGCCTCGCCGTCTGCCTGGTCAGTGGCACCGCGGTCGCACTGGTGGCGGCGGCCGCGGCCCCGTCGCTGCCCGTCTTCATGGCGGCGGCGCTGGTGATCGGGTCGACGTCCACGGTCGCGCAGGTGCTGGTGCCGTTCGCGGCCCATCTGGCCCCTGCGGGCCGGGAAGGCAGGGTCGTCGGTCAGGTCATGAGCGGGCTGCTGCTCGGGATCCTGCTGGCCCGGACCACCTCAAGCCTGATCGCCGCCGCACTGTCCTGGCGGTGGGTCTACGGAATCTCCGCGGCGCTGATGGTGGCGGTGGCCGTCACCGCGCTACGGGTGCTGCCGGAGCGCCGGCCCGCGCCCGGCCCGCGGTACCCGGCGCTCATCGCCTCACTGGTCGAGCTGGTGCGCCACGAGCCCGTCCTGCGCCGGCGGGCCTTCTACCAGACGCTGATGTTCGGCGCGTTCAGCGCCTTCTGGACGTCCATCGCCTACGACCTGCACGAGCGCCACGGCTTGGGCCAGGTCGCGATCGGTGTTTTCGCCCTCGTCGGGGCCGGCGGCGCGGCCGCGGCACCGATCGCGGGGCGGCTGGGCGACCTCGGCCGGACCCGGCTGGGAACCGGCGCCGGCCTGCTGCTCGCCGCCGGCGCGATGCTGCTCGCCCTGGTCGCCGAGAGCTCGGTGATCGCGCTGGCCGCGGCCGGCCTCCTGCTCGACTTCGGCGTGCAGGCGACGCAGGTCCTCGGGCAGCGCGAGATCTACACGACCCGGCCCGAGTCCCGCGCCCGGATGAACGCGGTGTACCTGGCCACGATGTTCGCGGGCGGGGCGATCGGCTCCGCGCTGTCCGGTGCGATCTACGACACGCACGGCTGGTCCGGAGTGGCGATCTTCGCCGGGATTCTGCCGCTTATCGGGTTCGCCCACTGGCTTCGTACGCCCACCGGCCGCGTGGCAACGATCGCAGCGTAG
- a CDS encoding lipopolysaccharide biosynthesis protein codes for MVTRARATIAGLIAGPAALAVAGAFANGINLLMNLVLARVLDPAAYGAVVVQVSIFMVLSVVGNALLIAVVQKETAAYGDSRRDQWGWIRDLRRQCLFGVFVATVVALLICRPAALLLSYAHPLAVAEAVIGAAVWTLLCVERGVLQARGAYRRLAGNFVAEAAARVGLVVVFVVAGLGVNGAGLGLVLGVALGTDHARKGLAKVPRAVVAASQRAARSASLAATGPLAIPEAQILRRPGLLASTWVALGALVPLALLQNMDVVIVGWLDHDGAGAYAAIATACKVPVFIGLAVANFLLPEAARRRAEGRGATAALTVACGLVVAPGLALAAIGAVAAKPLLSLVFGEDLTGGASSLSILALGMTFLALTLMFATYLLGSAQRRVVLVLWVCAGVTAGAIGVADGDARRTALAMLGCQAVTAFAAGVLVHLVHRADARAAAASVSRRVSPVRLSGTAVERSLGPGSGRIQPDPGAGEVRSAGAC; via the coding sequence ATGGTGACGCGTGCTCGGGCGACCATCGCCGGGTTGATTGCCGGCCCCGCGGCCCTCGCGGTCGCCGGTGCGTTCGCCAACGGCATCAACCTGCTGATGAACCTGGTGCTCGCGCGGGTTCTCGACCCGGCAGCCTATGGTGCGGTGGTCGTCCAGGTGAGCATCTTCATGGTGCTCTCGGTGGTCGGCAACGCGCTTCTCATCGCGGTCGTGCAGAAGGAGACGGCCGCCTACGGTGACAGCCGGCGCGATCAGTGGGGCTGGATCCGTGACCTGCGCCGCCAGTGCCTGTTCGGTGTCTTCGTCGCCACGGTGGTGGCTCTGCTGATCTGCCGGCCGGCGGCCCTGCTGTTGTCCTACGCGCATCCGTTGGCCGTCGCCGAGGCCGTCATCGGGGCCGCGGTGTGGACGCTTCTGTGCGTGGAGCGCGGGGTGCTCCAGGCGCGGGGTGCCTACCGCCGCCTCGCGGGCAACTTCGTTGCCGAGGCAGCGGCCCGGGTCGGTCTGGTCGTCGTGTTCGTCGTCGCCGGCCTCGGGGTGAACGGGGCCGGGCTCGGGCTGGTGCTGGGCGTCGCGCTGGGCACCGACCATGCCCGCAAGGGCCTGGCGAAGGTGCCACGGGCCGTGGTGGCGGCCTCGCAGCGGGCCGCCCGGTCGGCGTCGCTCGCCGCCACCGGCCCGCTCGCGATCCCGGAGGCTCAGATCCTCCGGCGGCCGGGGCTGCTGGCCAGCACCTGGGTGGCGCTCGGTGCGCTGGTACCGCTGGCCCTGCTGCAGAACATGGACGTCGTCATCGTCGGCTGGCTGGACCACGACGGCGCCGGCGCCTACGCGGCGATCGCCACCGCCTGCAAGGTGCCAGTGTTCATCGGCCTCGCGGTGGCGAACTTCCTCCTGCCCGAGGCGGCCCGGCGCCGGGCCGAGGGCCGCGGCGCCACCGCCGCGCTCACCGTGGCGTGCGGGCTCGTCGTGGCACCAGGCCTCGCGCTCGCCGCCATCGGCGCGGTCGCGGCGAAGCCCCTGCTGTCGCTCGTGTTCGGCGAGGACCTCACCGGGGGCGCCTCCTCGCTGTCGATCCTCGCGCTCGGCATGACCTTCCTCGCGCTGACTCTGATGTTCGCCACCTACCTGCTGGGGTCCGCGCAGCGGCGGGTGGTCCTGGTTCTCTGGGTCTGCGCCGGCGTCACCGCGGGAGCGATCGGGGTGGCGGACGGTGACGCGAGGCGCACCGCGTTGGCGATGCTCGGCTGTCAGGCCGTCACGGCCTTCGCGGCGGGCGTGCTGGTGCACCTCGTGCACCGCGCCGATGCCCGCGCCGCGGCCGCATCCGTATCCCGTCGGGTGTCGCCGGTCCGGTTGTCAGGCACGGCGGTGGAGCGTTCGCTCGGCCCGGGATCGGGTCGGATTCAGCCTGATCCCGGGGCTGGGGAGGTACGGTCCGCCGGTGCCTGTTGA